The following are encoded in a window of Pseudomonas sp. St316 genomic DNA:
- a CDS encoding SDR family oxidoreductase, protein MDLKINGKVAVITAASAGLGKNIAHALAAEGVHVVLFARSADKLAALAQEITAKHGVRALAIAGDMRVAADVKRLADTVNATFNGTDILVLNTGRAPNPLRATLDETEEERWQEAYQNQLWGTIQVAKEMVPQMLKKQWGRVIAITSASVKQPMPHHSLSTVFRAGVTAYMKHLANEVGSCGITVNCVAPALIDTSHRTGTAAYTPEQAEARRKLTPLGRMGEQDEVCGVVAFLASTQAGFITGSSISVDGGMIGSLL, encoded by the coding sequence ATGGACCTGAAGATCAACGGAAAAGTGGCAGTCATCACCGCCGCCAGCGCAGGTTTAGGCAAGAATATTGCCCACGCACTGGCAGCCGAGGGCGTTCATGTGGTGCTGTTTGCACGTTCAGCAGACAAACTGGCCGCCCTCGCCCAGGAAATAACGGCAAAGCATGGCGTGCGTGCACTCGCCATTGCCGGCGACATGCGCGTCGCCGCTGATGTAAAGCGCCTCGCCGACACGGTGAACGCTACATTCAACGGCACCGACATCCTCGTCCTGAACACGGGGCGAGCCCCCAATCCGCTGCGGGCGACGCTCGACGAAACTGAAGAGGAACGGTGGCAAGAGGCCTATCAAAATCAACTCTGGGGGACCATCCAGGTCGCCAAGGAAATGGTTCCTCAGATGCTCAAGAAGCAATGGGGTCGCGTTATCGCCATTACCTCGGCATCGGTAAAGCAACCCATGCCGCACCATAGCCTTTCAACCGTTTTTCGCGCAGGCGTCACCGCGTACATGAAACATCTCGCCAACGAGGTGGGCTCTTGCGGCATCACTGTCAATTGTGTAGCGCCGGCATTGATCGACACATCGCACCGCACCGGCACCGCCGCGTACACCCCGGAGCAGGCAGAAGCACGCCGCAAACTTACGCCGCTCGGCCGTATGGGGGAGCAAGACGAGGTCTGTGGCGTGGTCGCGTTTCTCGCCTCCACGCAGGCGGGTTTCATCACTGGATCGAGCATCAGCGTTGATGGCGGCATGATCGGTTCATTGCTTTAG
- a CDS encoding SDR family oxidoreductase, with translation MASSLDQTQGHTPAGRLAGKVAVVIGAGQSPGEGMGNGRAAAIRFAREGAHVLAVDRQIESAEETAAMIIQEGGSAAAFSADVTREHELALAMQMAKKRWGSLDVLHNNVGVSLAGGDADLMDITEDQFDNICRINLRGTVFACKHAVALMREQGGGVIVNVSSAAALGKYPYVTYKATKAGVIAFTEQLALQNAPYGIRANCILPGLISTPMAVEARIQAWNQTREQVSAERNAKVPLGRQGTAWDVANAALFLASDEANFITGISLAVDGGRLLNRI, from the coding sequence ATGGCAAGCTCACTGGATCAAACGCAGGGGCACACACCGGCAGGGCGGCTTGCCGGGAAAGTTGCTGTTGTTATTGGTGCTGGACAAAGCCCGGGCGAAGGCATGGGTAACGGTCGAGCGGCGGCCATTCGATTTGCGCGTGAAGGGGCGCACGTCCTGGCCGTTGATCGGCAAATCGAGTCCGCTGAGGAAACTGCGGCGATGATCATTCAGGAGGGCGGTTCCGCTGCAGCATTTTCTGCGGATGTGACCCGGGAGCACGAGTTGGCCCTTGCCATGCAAATGGCAAAAAAACGTTGGGGGTCCCTGGATGTCCTGCACAACAATGTGGGGGTCAGCCTCGCCGGTGGTGACGCCGACTTGATGGACATCACCGAAGATCAGTTCGATAACATTTGCCGTATCAATCTTCGCGGTACCGTCTTTGCCTGTAAGCACGCAGTAGCACTCATGCGCGAACAAGGGGGCGGGGTTATCGTCAATGTGTCATCCGCGGCGGCATTGGGTAAGTATCCCTACGTTACCTACAAGGCTACAAAAGCGGGTGTCATTGCTTTCACCGAGCAATTGGCGCTTCAAAATGCTCCTTATGGGATCAGGGCAAACTGCATCCTGCCAGGCTTGATCTCGACGCCGATGGCGGTTGAGGCGCGTATTCAAGCGTGGAACCAGACGCGTGAGCAGGTCAGCGCGGAGCGCAACGCCAAGGTGCCGCTCGGCCGCCAGGGAACCGCTTGGGATGTTGCGAATGCGGCCCTGTTTCTTGCGTCCGATGAAGCCAATTTCATCACTGGTATCTCATTGGCGGTGGACGGCGGCCGGCTGCTCAATCGTATTTAA
- a CDS encoding Zn-ribbon domain-containing OB-fold protein has translation MSTPYTERPISDPILNPGDEPYFDAAAEGRLLLKNCNTCHQPHHYPRALCPFCWSIDVEWITASGTGTIYTFSITRRGASAPYCIAYVRLDEGLMMLTNIVDVDLDSVRIGQRVRVAFKESESGMSVPMFTIDHSEA, from the coding sequence ATGTCGACCCCCTACACAGAACGCCCCATCAGCGACCCAATCCTGAACCCCGGTGATGAACCCTATTTCGACGCTGCGGCCGAGGGGCGCCTGCTCTTGAAGAACTGCAATACCTGCCATCAACCGCATCACTATCCTCGTGCGTTGTGCCCGTTTTGCTGGAGCATCGATGTCGAATGGATCACCGCAAGCGGGACCGGGACGATCTACACCTTCAGCATCACACGACGTGGCGCATCAGCACCGTACTGCATTGCCTATGTGCGCCTCGACGAGGGACTGATGATGCTTACGAACATTGTCGATGTTGATCTGGACAGTGTTCGCATCGGGCAGCGGGTCAGGGTCGCGTTTAAAGAATCAGAAAGCGGCATGTCCGTTCCCATGTTCACAATTGACCATTCGGAGGCTTGA
- a CDS encoding CapA family protein, with protein sequence MTSNATILIGGDCGPTHGPKDGFPVEGYTELVLPTLASADMRFINCMRTYSDRTVRADHAPQVGQPVEMAAIFTNGRFDAVTLANNHSYDSGPDALVDTRDFFVSRGIQVTGAGRDLEEARRPAIIEHDGIKVGYLGYTSLGPAGSEAGLQKPGVTSIKIDTSYETRGPHQPVRIRTEPDSSDLANLVEDIKKLKGEVDVVILAFHSGVIRLPRVISDYQVTVAHAAIDAGADMVVCHAPHIPKAIEMYKGKAVFYSLGVFAMTKSFPAPSWSEPAWSHGAVRNHADLDPEYPFMPYGKACTLSLLAKAVATKNGIQKVSFLPMVMDARYRPEVLNHDDPRFHKVLSYLEWASEDMPHRFSVEGNEIIVSE encoded by the coding sequence ATGACATCGAACGCCACCATACTGATCGGCGGGGACTGCGGTCCCACGCATGGACCGAAAGACGGCTTCCCGGTGGAGGGATACACAGAACTCGTCCTGCCGACTCTTGCCTCGGCCGACATGCGCTTCATCAACTGCATGCGCACCTACTCGGACCGCACCGTGCGCGCAGACCATGCCCCTCAAGTCGGTCAGCCCGTTGAAATGGCTGCTATTTTCACCAATGGCAGGTTCGACGCGGTGACCCTGGCAAACAATCACAGCTACGACAGCGGCCCGGACGCCCTCGTGGATACCCGGGACTTTTTCGTCTCGCGCGGCATCCAGGTGACAGGCGCAGGTCGGGACCTGGAAGAAGCACGGCGTCCAGCCATCATTGAACACGACGGTATCAAGGTCGGTTACTTGGGCTATACCTCGCTCGGTCCTGCCGGCAGCGAGGCAGGACTGCAAAAACCTGGCGTGACCAGTATCAAGATCGATACCTCCTATGAAACACGAGGCCCCCACCAGCCCGTTCGCATTCGCACGGAACCTGACTCCAGCGACCTGGCGAACCTGGTCGAGGACATCAAGAAGCTGAAAGGTGAGGTAGACGTCGTTATCCTGGCTTTTCATTCCGGCGTCATCCGGCTGCCGCGCGTGATCTCCGATTACCAGGTGACCGTAGCCCATGCTGCCATTGATGCAGGTGCAGATATGGTGGTGTGCCACGCACCGCATATTCCCAAAGCGATCGAGATGTATAAGGGCAAAGCCGTCTTCTACAGTCTCGGCGTGTTCGCAATGACCAAGTCGTTTCCCGCGCCTTCATGGAGCGAGCCCGCCTGGTCTCACGGTGCGGTTCGCAATCACGCGGACCTCGATCCCGAATATCCTTTCATGCCCTACGGCAAGGCCTGTACGTTGAGCTTGCTCGCCAAAGCAGTGGCGACCAAAAACGGTATACAAAAGGTTTCGTTCCTTCCGATGGTCATGGACGCACGGTATCGGCCCGAAGTGCTGAATCACGACGATCCTCGATTCCATAAAGTGCTTTCATACCTGGAATGGGCCTCCGAAGACATGCCCCATCGATTTAGCGTCGAAGGCAATGAAATCATCGTGTCGGAGTAA
- a CDS encoding beta-propeller fold lactonase family protein → MSSRAVLYSAVDDVITRYMIDVDSATLHRMESVTVASKVQYAWPHPSGGFLYVSTSDGGPRVESHHNHVSAYSLGPDGQLNTHGLPARLPYRAVHLCIDPLGRFIVNAHNFKRGSLTVHRINADCTIGSCQAQDPNTDFGVYPHQVMFYPSAKQVLVVDRGNNATTDKLEDPGALRSFRLTEEHLQMSDVVAPNHGHDFGPRHVDFHPTHPWLYAADERTNRLYMFRHDGDRIEAEPAFTRGTLRTPEHVRPRQLAGAIHVHPNGKFVYLVNRADATHSHQGHQVFSGGENNIAVYAINPETGEPTLVQHVDTRSFHVRTFACDPSGRLLVTASIKALAAYDDEKGLTVTPATLSIFRIGDDGHLKYARSVDVETPGNQLQYWMGIVGLR, encoded by the coding sequence ATGAGCAGCCGCGCCGTACTCTACAGCGCCGTAGATGATGTCATCACGCGCTACATGATTGACGTAGACAGCGCAACGCTCCACAGGATGGAAAGCGTCACTGTGGCCTCAAAGGTGCAATACGCATGGCCTCATCCATCCGGCGGCTTCCTGTATGTCTCAACAAGCGACGGTGGCCCGAGGGTGGAGTCCCATCACAATCACGTCAGCGCTTACTCGTTGGGACCTGACGGGCAACTCAACACTCATGGCTTACCTGCGCGACTTCCCTACCGAGCGGTACATTTGTGTATCGACCCCCTGGGACGATTTATCGTCAATGCCCACAATTTCAAGCGCGGCTCATTGACTGTGCACCGCATCAACGCAGACTGCACAATTGGCAGCTGCCAGGCTCAGGATCCGAACACCGACTTTGGGGTCTATCCGCACCAGGTCATGTTTTATCCATCCGCCAAACAAGTCCTGGTAGTTGACCGCGGCAATAACGCAACGACAGACAAGCTGGAAGATCCCGGGGCACTCCGTTCTTTTCGGCTAACTGAAGAGCATCTCCAAATGAGCGATGTGGTTGCGCCGAATCATGGCCATGACTTCGGCCCGCGGCATGTCGACTTTCATCCGACGCATCCGTGGCTTTACGCAGCCGACGAGCGAACCAACCGTCTCTACATGTTCCGACATGACGGTGACCGGATCGAGGCCGAGCCAGCCTTCACGCGGGGAACGCTGCGAACCCCTGAGCACGTGCGCCCGCGACAACTCGCCGGTGCAATCCATGTTCATCCAAACGGGAAGTTTGTTTACCTAGTAAATCGCGCAGATGCGACGCACTCCCACCAGGGGCACCAAGTGTTCTCCGGAGGTGAAAACAACATAGCCGTCTACGCTATCAACCCTGAAACAGGCGAGCCCACACTCGTTCAGCATGTGGACACTCGTTCCTTTCACGTCCGAACATTTGCCTGTGATCCCAGTGGCCGCTTGCTCGTCACGGCGAGTATCAAGGCCTTGGCCGCATACGATGATGAAAAAGGGCTGACTGTAACGCCCGCGACACTGTCGATATTCCGGATAGGTGATGACGGGCATCTAAAGTACGCTCGAAGCGTTGATGTCGAGACGCCAGGAAATCAACTTCAGTACTGGATGGGTATTGTCGGGCTACGTTGA